A genome region from Allomeiothermus silvanus DSM 9946 includes the following:
- a CDS encoding RDD family protein, with the protein MYLAYFVLPTACSGQTLGKRLMGIKVINAQGRAPGYGPAAMREVLGKILSALPLYLGYLVAVFHPEKRALHDLIGGTWVVVARSPAPVLSETPESPR; encoded by the coding sequence ATCTACCTGGCCTACTTCGTGCTTCCCACCGCGTGCTCCGGCCAGACGCTGGGGAAGCGCCTGATGGGGATCAAGGTGATCAACGCCCAGGGCCGGGCCCCCGGCTATGGCCCGGCGGCGATGCGGGAGGTTCTGGGGAAGATCCTTTCCGCCCTGCCGCTGTACCTGGGTTACCTGGTGGCGGTCTTCCACCCGGAGAAGCGGGCCCTGCACGACCTGATCGGGGGGACCTGGGTGGTGGTGGCCCGCTCGCCCGCCCCGGTTCTCTCAGAAACTCCCGAGAGTCCCCGGTAG
- a CDS encoding S-layer homology domain-containing protein — protein sequence MRRLLLLLTVLGGAALAQFSDVPAGHWAQEAIRRLTEQGLLSGYPDGRFAGQGTLTRYEAALLIYRLMQHLEADRVSQEDLEVLSKAILELQGELARLGVAVEAKLERGDLAEIERKLALLEARQAGLDPAALEDLKARLEEVALTATQALNQSTLALERLSGLSDRLDEVGQALQRLEEGQARQGQGAASDLAALRRETEALKRALEEVRQTPSPGSDPQLAVEVLAQQKRLEELQGRLERLAKEQAARMEAQEARLRALEEAERPRFSLESSLAWRQGYGYALGEEGPRVGGERVLGQLSIRGEREGKKFGLLLYSGGGVGYTAAGLEARLGEFQARSVWANGGEYGYRLGYRIGDDQTYLSLSGFLASPNLPAWLSRPVVEAQVEGQWRVNFADFSRLSLAAVYGREAGGKAESGYLLAMASDCALERQVLGGGLGLDLPLGYQGWLRYSQTEERTPAGCPNPLRLSRPVVEARLSSQGFLTSDFSYRREGYGGEGLGQTFTRNVLEGEVGFRFAFGQAQLVPVLGYSRIWFSDVQGSGGVWSSTEVDYPDRGDRQTWRFRLGWSGRFDPLQVEAEGLWRNTRYSSYIAAQYGGKAALVWRWDRARLSLEGGYYTGNNVDFLRFDPLDTPGVSNSLGWVGLRLGWESGEVSYGSDSAGGVRFGLRYGLQF from the coding sequence ATGAGACGACTGCTGTTGTTGCTGACCGTCCTCGGGGGGGCCGCGCTGGCCCAGTTTTCCGACGTACCGGCGGGCCACTGGGCCCAGGAGGCCATCCGCCGCCTGACCGAACAGGGGCTTCTGAGTGGCTACCCGGATGGCCGCTTCGCCGGTCAGGGCACCCTGACCCGCTACGAGGCAGCTTTGCTCATCTACCGGCTGATGCAGCACCTGGAGGCCGACCGGGTGAGCCAGGAGGACCTGGAGGTTCTCTCCAAGGCCATCCTGGAACTCCAGGGGGAGCTGGCCCGGCTGGGGGTGGCGGTGGAGGCCAAGCTCGAGCGGGGCGACCTGGCGGAGATCGAGCGCAAGCTGGCCTTGCTGGAGGCCCGCCAGGCGGGGCTGGATCCGGCTGCGCTGGAGGACCTCAAGGCCCGCCTGGAGGAGGTGGCCCTCACCGCCACGCAGGCCCTCAACCAGAGCACCCTGGCCCTGGAGCGCCTGAGCGGGCTGTCCGACCGGCTCGACGAGGTGGGGCAGGCCCTACAGCGCCTGGAGGAGGGGCAGGCCCGGCAGGGCCAGGGAGCGGCCTCGGACCTGGCGGCCTTGCGGCGGGAGACCGAGGCCCTGAAGCGGGCCCTGGAGGAGGTGCGGCAAACGCCCTCCCCGGGGAGCGACCCCCAGCTGGCGGTGGAGGTGCTGGCCCAGCAGAAGCGCCTGGAGGAGCTGCAAGGGCGGCTGGAGCGGCTGGCGAAGGAGCAGGCCGCCCGGATGGAGGCCCAGGAGGCCCGCCTGCGGGCCCTGGAGGAGGCAGAGCGACCCCGCTTCAGCCTGGAGTCCTCGCTGGCCTGGCGGCAGGGGTACGGCTACGCCCTGGGGGAGGAGGGGCCCCGGGTGGGAGGCGAGCGGGTGCTGGGGCAGCTGTCGATTCGCGGGGAGCGGGAGGGGAAGAAGTTCGGCCTGTTGCTGTACTCCGGGGGCGGGGTGGGGTACACCGCGGCAGGGCTCGAGGCCCGCCTGGGGGAGTTCCAGGCCCGCTCGGTGTGGGCCAACGGCGGGGAGTACGGCTACCGCCTGGGCTACCGGATCGGTGACGACCAGACCTACCTCTCGCTCAGCGGTTTCCTGGCCAGCCCCAACCTCCCGGCCTGGCTCTCCCGCCCGGTGGTGGAGGCCCAGGTCGAGGGCCAGTGGCGGGTGAACTTCGCCGATTTCAGCCGCCTTTCCCTGGCGGCGGTGTACGGCCGGGAGGCGGGGGGGAAGGCCGAGAGCGGCTACCTGCTGGCGATGGCCTCGGACTGCGCCCTGGAGCGGCAGGTGCTGGGGGGCGGGCTGGGGCTGGACCTGCCGCTGGGCTACCAGGGCTGGCTGCGCTACAGCCAGACCGAGGAGCGCACCCCGGCGGGCTGCCCGAACCCCTTGCGGCTTTCCCGCCCGGTGGTGGAGGCCCGCCTCAGCAGCCAGGGCTTTCTGACGAGCGACTTCTCCTACCGCAGGGAGGGCTACGGGGGGGAGGGGCTGGGCCAGACCTTCACCCGCAACGTCCTGGAAGGGGAGGTAGGGTTCCGCTTCGCTTTCGGCCAGGCCCAGCTGGTGCCGGTGCTGGGCTACAGCCGGATCTGGTTTTCCGACGTGCAGGGCAGCGGGGGGGTGTGGTCCTCGACCGAGGTGGACTACCCGGACCGGGGCGACCGCCAGACCTGGCGCTTCCGGCTGGGATGGAGCGGGCGCTTCGACCCGCTCCAGGTGGAGGCCGAGGGGTTGTGGCGCAACACCCGCTACAGCAGCTACATCGCAGCTCAGTACGGGGGCAAGGCCGCGCTGGTGTGGCGGTGGGACCGGGCGCGGTTGAGCCTGGAGGGGGGGTACTACACCGGCAACAACGTGGACTTTTTGCGCTTCGACCCCCTCGATACCCCCGGGGTGAGCAACAGCCTGGGCTGGGTGGGGCTGCGCCTGGGATGGGAGAGCGGTGAGGTGAGCTACGGCAGCGACAGCGCGGGCGGGGTGCGCTTCGGGCTGCGCTACGGACTGCAATTTTAG
- a CDS encoding ATP-dependent DNA helicase, translated as MHAVSQARIEREVYRKGRFAVLEVELQGRRVRLAGELPPLLPGSCIEGVFTPFSHPRYGLTYRVEDLREVRSLPEARAWLAERLNLQKAPDPATALQALREGPGVLEGLTPPALKRWLTLAWPQIQAEWRLVQRGLSPESARLLWRVPPDSLEANPYPYLLEGLTRAEADHLARRHGREGLAPQGQILEELLEQARQGHTFPPYPHPLPEAARPLLDTLLYREPGRLGLTRYVQAEQAIARFFRRRPAPLRLAPPPAGLTQEQRQLWPRVEEGHALLTGGPGTGKSYTCAALLEAAHRARLEVVLLAPTGKAAVRLSELADHQAHTIHARLGWDGERFAHGPHHPLSADLVVVDEASMADVELLAALVAALSPHTHLLLVGDADQLPPVGPGAPFQDLLRGPTPQVRLTQLQRRAREHPVTRLSYQFRAGQLEPPHSEEGLSWRLGETSQVLQWLLEDTQRLWGKTRFQVLAPVYRGPLGIEALNRVLKERLNPGGYPDWRLGGLPVAPGDPLIQLRNDYALGLANGQLMEVQSADAQSLLVRLDDGSYKPIPRSQSRHLRHAFAISIHRSQGSQWPCVLLVVSREHGAFVNREMLYTGLTRSQHSAILYGQLEAYRDALARRASGRQTWLSQGGSHDRIP; from the coding sequence ATGCACGCGGTTTCCCAGGCCCGCATCGAGCGCGAGGTCTACCGCAAGGGCCGCTTCGCGGTGCTGGAGGTGGAACTCCAGGGACGGCGGGTACGCCTGGCCGGAGAACTGCCCCCCCTGCTTCCCGGAAGCTGCATCGAGGGGGTCTTCACCCCCTTCTCCCACCCCCGCTACGGCCTGACCTACCGGGTCGAGGACTTGCGCGAGGTGCGCTCCCTCCCGGAGGCCCGCGCCTGGCTGGCCGAACGGCTGAACTTGCAGAAAGCGCCCGATCCCGCCACCGCCCTCCAGGCCCTGCGCGAAGGACCGGGCGTGCTGGAGGGGCTGACCCCGCCCGCCCTCAAGCGCTGGCTGACCCTGGCCTGGCCCCAGATCCAGGCCGAGTGGCGGCTGGTGCAGCGGGGGCTTTCCCCCGAGTCGGCCCGCCTGCTGTGGCGCGTCCCGCCGGATTCCCTCGAGGCCAACCCCTACCCCTACCTGCTGGAGGGGCTGACCCGCGCTGAGGCCGACCACCTGGCCCGGCGTCACGGGCGGGAGGGGCTGGCCCCCCAGGGCCAGATCCTGGAGGAACTGCTGGAGCAGGCCCGCCAGGGGCACACCTTCCCCCCCTACCCGCACCCCCTGCCCGAGGCGGCCCGGCCCTTGCTCGACACCCTCCTCTACCGGGAGCCGGGCCGGTTGGGCCTGACCCGCTACGTCCAAGCCGAGCAGGCCATCGCCCGCTTCTTTCGCCGCCGCCCGGCCCCGTTGCGCCTGGCTCCCCCGCCAGCGGGCCTGACCCAGGAGCAGCGCCAGTTGTGGCCCCGGGTGGAAGAGGGTCACGCCCTCCTCACCGGCGGCCCCGGCACCGGCAAGAGCTACACCTGCGCGGCCTTGCTGGAAGCCGCCCACCGGGCCCGGCTGGAGGTCGTCCTGCTGGCCCCTACCGGCAAAGCCGCGGTGCGGCTGAGCGAGCTGGCCGACCACCAGGCCCACACCATTCACGCCCGGCTGGGCTGGGACGGGGAGCGCTTCGCCCACGGCCCGCACCACCCCCTCAGCGCCGACCTGGTGGTGGTGGACGAGGCCAGCATGGCCGACGTGGAACTGCTGGCCGCCCTGGTCGCAGCCCTTTCCCCCCACACCCACCTGCTGCTGGTGGGCGACGCCGACCAGCTCCCCCCGGTGGGCCCCGGCGCTCCCTTTCAGGACCTGTTGCGAGGCCCCACCCCCCAGGTGCGCCTGACCCAGCTTCAGCGGCGGGCGCGGGAGCACCCCGTGACCCGGCTCTCCTACCAGTTCCGCGCGGGCCAGCTGGAACCCCCCCACAGCGAAGAGGGGCTGTCCTGGCGGCTGGGGGAGACTTCGCAGGTGCTCCAGTGGCTCCTGGAGGACACCCAGCGGCTGTGGGGAAAGACCCGCTTCCAGGTGCTGGCCCCGGTCTACCGCGGCCCGCTGGGCATCGAGGCCCTCAACCGGGTCCTCAAGGAGCGGCTCAATCCCGGCGGCTACCCGGACTGGCGGCTGGGCGGCCTCCCGGTGGCCCCCGGGGATCCCCTGATCCAGCTGCGCAACGACTACGCGCTGGGCCTGGCCAACGGGCAGCTGATGGAGGTGCAGTCGGCGGACGCCCAGAGCCTGCTGGTGCGCCTCGACGACGGCAGCTACAAGCCCATCCCCCGCTCCCAGAGCCGCCACCTGCGCCACGCCTTCGCCATCAGCATCCACCGTTCCCAGGGCAGCCAGTGGCCCTGCGTGCTGCTGGTGGTGTCCCGCGAGCACGGCGCGTTCGTCAACCGGGAGATGCTCTACACCGGGCTCACCCGCAGCCAGCACAGCGCCATCCTCTACGGCCAGCTCGAGGCCTACCGCGACGCGCTGGCCCGCCGGGCCAGCGGACGTCAGACCTGGCTCAGCCAGGGAGGTTCCCATGACCGTATCCCGTGA